One genomic segment of Amycolatopsis sp. WQ 127309 includes these proteins:
- a CDS encoding LLM class flavin-dependent oxidoreductase, producing MYAPRSSVGVRINREQPPSRLRELARQAEAAGLDELWLVEDCFWAAGISTVATALETTSTIKIGIGVMPVVARNPAIAAMELAALAELHPGRLIAGFGHGVPAWMKQIGAYPASPLAALEETLVAVRRLLAGDRVSVSGRYVSLDEVELVFPPASPPPLVAGVRRPKSLAIAGATADGTILAEPSPPEYVRSALAAIAPGRERDGAPASHTVVTYNWLALGDPERARLTVAESLTPGARVQVQDLPFADELLALVDSASTVDELAAGLRPEWIEQLAVCGDLASCVARVRALHEAGSGSVVLLPLPEEPPEEGIEAAGRVAAALR from the coding sequence ATGTACGCACCCCGTTCGTCGGTCGGTGTCCGGATCAACCGCGAGCAGCCGCCGTCCCGGCTGCGTGAGCTGGCGCGGCAGGCCGAGGCCGCCGGGCTCGACGAGCTGTGGCTCGTCGAGGACTGCTTCTGGGCCGCCGGGATCTCGACGGTCGCCACGGCGCTGGAGACGACGTCGACGATCAAGATCGGCATCGGCGTGATGCCGGTGGTGGCGCGCAACCCGGCGATCGCGGCGATGGAGCTCGCGGCGCTGGCGGAGCTGCACCCGGGCCGGCTGATCGCCGGCTTCGGCCACGGCGTGCCGGCGTGGATGAAGCAGATCGGCGCGTACCCGGCGTCCCCGCTCGCGGCGCTGGAGGAGACGCTCGTCGCGGTCCGGCGCCTGCTGGCGGGCGACCGGGTCTCGGTGTCCGGGCGGTACGTCTCGCTGGACGAGGTGGAGCTGGTGTTCCCGCCGGCGTCGCCGCCGCCCCTGGTCGCGGGCGTCCGCCGGCCGAAGTCCCTGGCGATCGCGGGCGCGACGGCGGACGGCACGATCCTCGCCGAGCCGTCCCCGCCGGAGTACGTCCGCTCGGCGCTCGCGGCCATCGCCCCGGGACGCGAGCGGGACGGCGCCCCGGCGAGCCACACGGTGGTGACGTACAACTGGCTGGCCCTGGGCGACCCCGAACGGGCGCGGCTGACGGTGGCGGAGTCGCTGACGCCGGGCGCGCGGGTGCAGGTCCAGGACCTGCCGTTCGCCGACGAGCTGCTGGCGCTGGTGGACTCGGCGTCCACAGTGGACGAACTGGCGGCGGGTCTGCGTCCGGAGTGGATCGAGCAGCTGGCCGTCTGCGGCGACCTGGCCTCGTGCGTGGCCCGCGTCCGCGCCCTGCACGAAGCCGGCAGCGGCTCGGTGGTGCTGCTGCCGCTGCCGGAGGAGCCGCCGGAGGAAGGCATCGAGGCCGCGGGCCGGGTGGCGGCCGCCCTGCGCTGA
- a CDS encoding LysE family translocator, with product MPVDPHLLLAFVVTTVIAMVVPGPDMLFVLGCGMRGGPRAGLLATAGVATSEAIHVAVAAAGLAALFAAVPVAFTVVRVVGAAYLIHLGVQTIRKRRSILDDTAPGTKRAYLSGLLTNLLNPKMVTFTIAFLPQFVDPALGRIGLQFAILGAIMIVFEFLVDGAVGVLAGRIGGWLRRKRKARQRLEVATGGIFIGLGVRLALDH from the coding sequence ATGCCCGTCGACCCTCACCTCCTGCTGGCCTTCGTCGTCACCACCGTGATCGCGATGGTCGTGCCGGGGCCGGACATGCTGTTCGTCCTCGGCTGCGGCATGCGCGGCGGTCCGCGCGCCGGGCTGCTCGCCACCGCGGGGGTCGCCACCAGTGAGGCGATCCACGTCGCCGTCGCCGCGGCCGGGCTGGCCGCGCTGTTCGCCGCCGTGCCCGTCGCCTTCACCGTCGTGCGGGTCGTCGGCGCGGCTTACCTCATCCACCTCGGCGTCCAGACCATCCGGAAGCGCCGGAGCATCCTCGACGACACCGCGCCCGGCACCAAGCGCGCCTACCTCTCCGGGCTGCTGACCAACCTGCTGAACCCGAAGATGGTCACCTTCACCATCGCGTTCCTCCCCCAGTTCGTCGACCCGGCGCTCGGGCGCATCGGGCTGCAGTTCGCGATCCTCGGCGCGATCATGATCGTGTTCGAGTTCCTCGTCGACGGCGCCGTCGGCGTCCTCGCCGGCCGCATCGGCGGCTGGCTGCGCCGCAAGCGCAAGGCCCGGCAGCGCCTGGAGGTCGCCACCGGCGGCATCTTCATCGGCCTCGGCGTCCGGCTGGCCCTCGACCACTGA
- a CDS encoding erythromycin esterase family protein, with amino-acid sequence MTRNRKTTAVLAVAAIATGTLFAPATAEAAQPGPVRALTQAAFPLRTTEPGRDTADLRALGAMIGDAQVTGLGEATHGSHEFFAMKERLFRYLVEQKGFTTFALEVSWSAGLKIDEFVQTGIGDAHTVAKATLAGSPWDREEFVHLIEWMRGYNRAHPARPVHFLGDDLGAPTLDDAFFGRVTGYVQRTHPESLARLNELYTGLRPIDDVFAYVAKPLAERQRLAAQAQAALELVQSFGDDGAAQNARSIAQTTKFLTIDLADPASVATSQRFRDEVMAQNVVWWQRHTGAKILLSAHNGHVGYASGDPARYPKTQGSFLRDTLGANYVATGFTFDRGSFLSQDEAGTWRKFTVGAAGSGSNEDTLDRVRYQNYYLDLRTAPAAARAWLDVARPTYDIGTASPVDPADIALARSYDLLIHLHDVREAAMART; translated from the coding sequence ATGACCAGGAACCGGAAAACCACGGCCGTCCTCGCCGTCGCGGCCATCGCGACCGGGACGCTCTTCGCCCCGGCGACCGCCGAAGCGGCCCAGCCCGGCCCCGTCCGCGCGCTGACGCAGGCGGCGTTTCCCCTGCGCACCACCGAACCCGGCCGGGACACCGCCGACCTGCGGGCCCTGGGCGCGATGATCGGCGACGCCCAGGTGACCGGCCTCGGCGAGGCGACCCACGGCTCCCACGAGTTCTTCGCCATGAAGGAGCGGCTCTTCCGCTACCTCGTCGAGCAGAAGGGCTTCACCACCTTCGCCCTCGAAGTGAGCTGGTCCGCGGGCCTGAAGATCGACGAGTTCGTCCAGACCGGCATCGGTGACGCGCACACGGTCGCCAAGGCCACGCTCGCCGGCTCGCCGTGGGACCGCGAGGAGTTCGTTCACCTCATCGAGTGGATGCGCGGCTACAACCGCGCCCACCCCGCCCGGCCCGTCCACTTCCTCGGCGACGACCTCGGCGCCCCGACGCTCGACGACGCGTTCTTCGGCCGGGTGACCGGTTACGTCCAGCGGACCCACCCCGAGTCGCTGGCCCGGCTGAACGAGCTCTACACCGGTCTGCGCCCGATCGACGACGTCTTCGCCTACGTCGCCAAGCCGCTCGCGGAGCGGCAGCGGCTCGCGGCTCAGGCCCAGGCGGCCCTCGAGCTGGTGCAGAGCTTCGGCGACGACGGGGCCGCGCAGAACGCCCGGTCCATCGCCCAGACCACGAAGTTCCTCACGATCGACCTCGCCGACCCGGCCTCGGTGGCGACGTCCCAGCGCTTCCGCGACGAGGTGATGGCGCAGAACGTCGTGTGGTGGCAACGCCACACCGGCGCCAAGATCCTGCTCTCGGCCCACAACGGCCACGTCGGCTACGCCTCCGGTGATCCCGCGCGCTACCCCAAGACGCAGGGCTCGTTCCTGCGCGACACGCTCGGCGCGAACTACGTCGCCACCGGCTTCACCTTCGACCGCGGTTCGTTCCTGTCACAGGACGAGGCCGGGACCTGGCGGAAGTTCACCGTCGGCGCCGCCGGCTCCGGATCGAACGAGGACACCCTCGACCGGGTCCGGTACCAGAACTACTACCTCGACCTCCGGACCGCCCCGGCCGCGGCGCGCGCGTGGCTGGACGTCGCCCGCCCGACGTACGACATCGGGACGGCGTCCCCCGTCGACCCGGCGGACATCGCGCTCGCGCGGTCCTACGACCTGCTCATCCACCTCCACGACGTCCGCGAAGCGGCGATGGCTAGGACTTGA
- a CDS encoding ABC transporter substrate-binding protein, whose product MKRLALLAAAALLVAGCGNPLAGGGEGGSNGDIIIGASDVGESLLLAQIYAGALKNAGATNVTVRPPVGSREVVVKALQDKSLSVVPDYSGNLLRYFDKDTQATKPEDVYTQLKAKVPAGFEVLDQAPAEDKDLLVVGKQLADSGVKTFSDLGKRCGELVFGGPGQWSSRWKDKIKTLYGCEFKEIRTTDTGGPVTVAALKSGDVQVADLFSTSSTIAANGFVPLTDDKNMFPAQNIVPLIAKGTLSEQEAAALNRVSAALTTDQLTQLNVEFTEEKRNPLDIAEDFLARNNLKS is encoded by the coding sequence ATGAAACGGCTGGCTCTCCTCGCCGCGGCCGCGCTGCTGGTCGCCGGCTGCGGCAACCCGCTGGCGGGCGGCGGTGAGGGCGGCTCGAACGGCGACATCATCATCGGCGCGTCCGACGTCGGGGAAAGCCTGCTGCTGGCCCAGATCTACGCCGGGGCGCTGAAGAACGCCGGGGCCACGAACGTCACCGTGCGGCCGCCGGTCGGCAGCCGCGAGGTCGTCGTCAAGGCGCTGCAGGACAAGTCGCTGTCGGTCGTGCCGGACTACAGCGGGAACCTGTTGCGGTACTTCGACAAGGACACCCAGGCCACGAAGCCGGAAGACGTCTACACGCAGCTGAAGGCCAAGGTGCCCGCCGGGTTCGAGGTGCTGGACCAAGCGCCGGCCGAGGACAAGGACCTGCTCGTCGTCGGCAAGCAGCTGGCGGATTCCGGCGTCAAGACGTTCTCCGACCTGGGAAAGCGCTGCGGCGAGCTGGTGTTCGGCGGGCCGGGCCAGTGGAGCAGCCGCTGGAAGGACAAGATCAAGACGCTCTACGGCTGCGAGTTCAAGGAGATCCGGACCACCGACACCGGCGGCCCGGTGACGGTGGCGGCGCTCAAGTCCGGTGACGTCCAGGTCGCGGACCTGTTCAGCACGTCGTCGACGATCGCCGCGAACGGGTTCGTGCCGCTCACCGACGACAAGAACATGTTCCCGGCGCAGAACATCGTGCCGCTCATCGCCAAGGGGACGCTGTCGGAGCAGGAAGCCGCGGCGCTGAACCGGGTGTCGGCGGCGCTGACCACCGACCAGCTCACCCAGCTGAACGTCGAGTTCACCGAGGAGAAGCGCAACCCCCTCGACATCGCCGAAGACTTCCTGGCCCGCAACAACCTCAAGTCCTAG
- a CDS encoding ABC transporter permease, with translation MITDLFHWFGDPAHWSGPDGIPQRLLEHLGYTVLALVISLVIAVPLGLFVGHTGRGGVALVSVGNAIRALPTLGLVTFLFLLFTESVTSTIIGLVVLAVPPILAGTYAGLQATDHGVVDAAEGVGMTGWQRLWKVEVPISLPLVLGGIRNAVLQLVATAAVAAYVGLGGLGRFLLDGLAILDYSEVIAGALLTTLLAIVLDVLFALLNRALVPKGVRLATAAATGKKVTA, from the coding sequence ATGATCACGGATCTCTTCCACTGGTTCGGCGACCCGGCCCACTGGTCCGGCCCGGACGGCATCCCGCAGCGGCTGCTGGAGCACCTCGGGTACACGGTGCTGGCGCTGGTGATCTCGCTCGTGATCGCCGTCCCGCTGGGGCTGTTCGTCGGCCACACCGGACGCGGCGGCGTCGCGCTGGTGAGCGTCGGCAACGCGATCCGCGCGCTGCCGACGCTGGGTCTGGTCACGTTCCTGTTCCTGCTCTTCACCGAGAGCGTCACCTCGACGATCATCGGCCTGGTCGTGCTGGCCGTGCCGCCGATCCTGGCCGGCACCTACGCCGGGCTGCAGGCGACCGACCACGGCGTCGTCGACGCCGCCGAGGGCGTCGGGATGACCGGCTGGCAGCGGCTCTGGAAGGTCGAGGTGCCGATCTCGCTGCCGCTGGTGCTGGGCGGCATCCGCAACGCCGTGCTGCAGCTCGTGGCGACCGCCGCGGTGGCCGCGTACGTCGGACTCGGTGGCCTGGGCCGGTTCCTGCTCGACGGACTGGCCATTTTGGACTATTCGGAGGTGATCGCCGGCGCGCTGCTCACCACGCTGCTGGCGATCGTGCTCGACGTCCTGTTCGCACTGCTGAACCGCGCGCTGGTGCCCAAGGGCGTCCGGCTGGCGACGGCCGCGGCGACCGGCAAGAAGGTGACCGCATGA
- a CDS encoding ABC transporter permease has product MSFFDELGTYLSSGNNREQILGDLGDHIYLALLPLVIGIVLAIAAGWLGHRWAPARSVLMVLANLLYTIPSLALFVVIPGLIGSKILDSINVVVALTIYTTALLVRPVLDALDAVAPSVIAAATAVGYKPVRKFFAVELPLAVPVLAAGVRVASVSNISLVSVGALIGTGGLGVLFTDGFQREYFSPIVVGIVLTLVLALVVDLLLVGLRNLLTPWERAGNTGVAVA; this is encoded by the coding sequence ATGAGCTTCTTCGACGAGCTCGGAACGTACCTGAGCAGCGGCAACAACCGCGAGCAGATCCTCGGCGACCTCGGCGACCACATCTACCTCGCGCTGCTCCCGCTGGTCATCGGCATCGTGCTGGCGATCGCGGCCGGCTGGCTCGGGCACCGCTGGGCGCCCGCGCGCTCGGTGCTCATGGTGCTGGCCAACCTGCTCTACACGATCCCGTCGCTCGCGCTGTTCGTCGTCATCCCCGGCCTGATCGGGTCGAAGATCCTGGACAGCATCAACGTCGTCGTCGCGCTGACGATCTACACCACCGCGCTGCTGGTCCGCCCGGTGCTCGACGCGCTGGACGCGGTGGCGCCGTCGGTGATCGCCGCGGCCACCGCCGTCGGCTACAAGCCGGTGCGCAAGTTCTTCGCCGTCGAGCTGCCATTGGCGGTCCCGGTGCTCGCGGCCGGCGTGCGGGTGGCGTCGGTCAGCAACATCAGCCTGGTCAGCGTCGGCGCGCTGATCGGCACCGGCGGTCTCGGCGTGCTGTTCACCGACGGCTTCCAGCGTGAGTACTTCTCGCCGATCGTCGTCGGCATCGTGCTGACGCTGGTGCTCGCCCTGGTCGTCGACCTGCTGCTCGTCGGCCTGCGGAACCTGCTGACACCCTGGGAACGCGCCGGGAACACGGGGGTGGCCGTCGCATGA
- a CDS encoding ABC transporter ATP-binding protein produces the protein MTIEFRDVTKQYPDGTVAVDKLNLTVEDGTITVFVGPSGCGKTTSLRMINRMIEPTGGQVLLDGKDVAEGDPALLRRGIGYVIQHAGLFPHRTVLDNIATVPLLSGWDKAKARKRAAELLETIGLPVEVGKRYPAQLSGGQQQRVGVARALAADSPVLLMDEPFSAVDPVVREGLQDELLRLQSQLGKTIVFVTHDIDEAVRLGDKVAVLRVGGKLAQYGTPADVLRHPVDDFVSSFVGRDRGYRGLSFLSADGVEIKDLELVEIGSSVPASDGWRLVVNAEKQPRGWLPPNSTVDGELSEDDLVAGGSLWIRGTPIRGALDAALSSPASLGVVVDDDHRVLGGVLARQVLDVIEATPQAS, from the coding sequence GTGACGATCGAATTCCGCGACGTGACCAAGCAGTATCCCGATGGGACGGTCGCCGTCGACAAGCTGAACCTGACGGTCGAGGACGGCACGATCACCGTGTTCGTCGGCCCGTCCGGCTGCGGCAAGACGACGTCGCTGCGGATGATCAACCGGATGATCGAGCCCACCGGCGGCCAGGTGCTGCTGGACGGCAAGGACGTCGCCGAGGGCGACCCGGCGCTGCTGCGCCGCGGCATCGGCTACGTCATCCAGCACGCCGGCCTCTTTCCACACAGGACGGTCCTGGACAACATCGCCACCGTGCCCCTGCTGTCGGGCTGGGACAAGGCGAAGGCGCGCAAGCGGGCGGCCGAGCTGCTCGAGACCATCGGCCTGCCGGTCGAGGTCGGCAAGCGGTACCCGGCCCAGCTCTCGGGCGGGCAGCAGCAGCGCGTCGGCGTCGCCCGCGCGCTCGCCGCGGACTCGCCGGTGCTGCTGATGGACGAGCCGTTCTCCGCGGTCGACCCGGTGGTGCGCGAAGGCCTGCAGGACGAGCTGCTGCGGCTGCAGTCGCAGCTGGGCAAGACGATCGTGTTCGTCACGCACGACATCGACGAAGCCGTCCGGCTCGGCGACAAGGTCGCGGTGCTGCGGGTCGGCGGCAAGCTCGCCCAGTACGGCACCCCCGCCGACGTCCTGCGCCACCCGGTGGACGACTTCGTCTCGTCGTTCGTCGGCCGCGACCGCGGCTACCGCGGCCTGTCGTTCCTCTCCGCCGACGGCGTCGAGATCAAGGACCTCGAGCTGGTCGAGATCGGCTCCTCGGTGCCGGCGAGCGACGGCTGGCGCCTGGTCGTCAACGCCGAGAAGCAGCCGCGCGGCTGGCTGCCGCCGAACTCCACAGTGGACGGCGAGCTGTCCGAAGACGACCTCGTCGCCGGTGGTTCCCTGTGGATCCGCGGCACCCCGATCCGCGGCGCGCTCGACGCCGCGCTGTCGTCGCCCGCCAGCCTCGGCGTGGTCGTCGACGACGACCACCGCGTGCTCGGCGGCGTGCTCGCCCGGCAAGTGCTCGACGTGATCGAGGCGACCCCGCAGGCGTCATGA
- a CDS encoding bis-aminopropyl spermidine synthase family protein, with the protein MKALDDVLAAHGVGVRPLYRVIDLLRTGDHDLGELVRLSTAPRRSVEDVLAALGDDLDRSGDRLRLSPGVAASYLQYSVPRYADPLDEAVATHELLPKVAEWVAEVPAPLAALDHVQATPETVLRRALWLDARYDLSSARLLFLGDHDLTSLAVRAVCPAADLTVVDLDERVLAYLDDRGAGDIRTAHADLRVGLPPAVAGRADLVFSDPPYTPEGMGLFAARGVQALREPSEGRLLFAYGYSPRHPALGAQVQRSLATLGLTFEAILPGFNSYFGAQAIGSAADLYVCQPTAKARKVRSGKAIYTHGPQSVEAAGTKPALLEKLKEIAVASGLSFESRPVDWSISGPEGDAVAMDLSADPGPWLLRALLGTNARRLALLLPNAHPDLADQASQTALAALVAGKYTLRYLRSTPDNRHAVVVADAVEHQSEVLTRAHARLANVSLDVPADLQDLRLVDVPRHRLPALLGL; encoded by the coding sequence GTGAAGGCACTCGACGACGTCCTCGCCGCGCACGGCGTCGGCGTCCGCCCGTTGTACCGCGTCATCGACCTGCTGCGCACCGGCGACCACGACCTCGGTGAGCTGGTCCGGCTGAGCACCGCGCCGCGCCGCAGCGTGGAGGACGTCCTCGCGGCGCTGGGCGACGACCTCGACCGCAGCGGCGACCGGCTGCGCCTGTCTCCCGGCGTCGCCGCGTCGTACCTGCAGTACAGCGTCCCCCGCTACGCCGACCCGCTCGACGAAGCCGTGGCCACGCACGAGCTGCTGCCGAAGGTCGCCGAGTGGGTGGCCGAGGTGCCGGCGCCGCTGGCCGCGCTCGACCACGTGCAGGCCACGCCGGAGACGGTGCTGCGCCGCGCGCTGTGGCTGGACGCGCGCTACGACCTGTCGTCCGCGCGCCTGCTGTTCCTCGGTGACCACGACCTGACGTCGCTGGCCGTGCGGGCGGTCTGCCCGGCGGCGGACCTGACCGTCGTCGACCTCGACGAGCGCGTCCTCGCCTACCTGGACGACCGCGGCGCCGGGGACATCAGGACCGCGCACGCGGACCTGCGCGTCGGCCTGCCGCCCGCCGTGGCCGGGCGCGCCGACCTGGTGTTCAGCGACCCGCCGTACACGCCGGAGGGGATGGGCCTGTTCGCCGCGCGCGGGGTGCAGGCGCTGCGGGAGCCGAGCGAGGGGCGGCTGCTGTTCGCCTACGGCTACAGCCCGCGGCACCCGGCGCTGGGCGCGCAGGTGCAGCGCTCGCTGGCCACGCTCGGGCTGACGTTCGAGGCGATCCTGCCGGGCTTCAACAGCTACTTCGGCGCGCAAGCGATCGGCAGCGCGGCGGACCTGTACGTCTGCCAGCCGACGGCGAAGGCCAGGAAAGTCCGCAGCGGCAAGGCGATCTACACGCACGGGCCGCAGTCGGTCGAGGCCGCCGGGACGAAACCGGCACTGCTGGAGAAGCTGAAGGAGATCGCCGTCGCGAGCGGGCTCTCGTTCGAGTCACGCCCGGTGGACTGGTCGATCTCCGGCCCCGAGGGCGACGCGGTCGCGATGGACCTCTCTGCCGACCCCGGCCCGTGGCTGCTGCGCGCGCTGCTGGGCACGAACGCCCGCCGGCTCGCGCTGCTGCTGCCGAACGCGCACCCGGACCTGGCGGACCAGGCGTCCCAGACGGCGCTCGCGGCGCTGGTCGCGGGCAAGTACACCCTGCGGTACCTGCGGAGCACGCCGGACAACCGGCACGCCGTGGTCGTCGCGGACGCGGTGGAGCACCAGAGCGAGGTGCTGACCCGCGCCCACGCCCGCCTGGCGAACGTCTCCTTGGACGTCCCGGCGGACCTCCAGGACCTGCGCCTGGTCGACGTCCCCCGCCACCGCCTCCCCGCCCTGCTCGGCCTCTGA
- a CDS encoding NADP-dependent malic enzyme codes for MNDPTGTVAPVTDEEIFTGHEGGKLSVAATRPISSPRDLSIAYTPGVAKVSRAIAEDAAKAKRYTWADRLVVVVSDGTAVLGLGDIGASASLPVMEGKSVLFKTFGGLDSIPLVLDTTDVDEIVETLVRLRPSYGAVNLEDVSAPRCFELEDKLKEALDCPVMHDDQHGTAIVTLAALRGANLVLDRAIADQRVVISGAGAAGVACARILQEAGIGDVTVLDSRGIIHTGRDGLNPVKEQLASTTNKAGLRGSLADALEGADVFLGLSGATIDETLLGRMAGGGIVFALSNPDPEVHPDAAARYASIVATGRSDFPNQINNVLAFPGVFRGALDSGARAITENMKLAAAEAIVSVAMDDLGPDRIVPSPLDPRVAPEVAAAVAKAAEADGVTA; via the coding sequence ATGAACGACCCCACCGGCACTGTTGCGCCGGTCACCGACGAAGAGATCTTCACCGGGCACGAGGGCGGCAAGCTCTCGGTGGCGGCCACCCGCCCGATTTCCAGCCCGCGTGACCTTTCGATCGCCTACACCCCCGGTGTGGCGAAGGTGAGCCGCGCGATCGCGGAGGACGCCGCCAAGGCCAAGCGGTACACGTGGGCGGACCGGCTGGTCGTGGTGGTGAGCGACGGGACCGCGGTGCTCGGCCTCGGCGACATCGGCGCCAGCGCGTCCCTGCCGGTCATGGAGGGCAAGTCCGTGCTCTTCAAGACCTTCGGCGGCCTCGACTCGATCCCGCTGGTGCTGGACACCACCGACGTCGACGAAATCGTCGAAACCCTGGTCCGGCTGCGCCCGTCGTACGGCGCGGTCAACCTCGAGGACGTCTCCGCGCCGCGCTGCTTCGAGCTGGAGGACAAGCTCAAGGAAGCGCTCGACTGCCCGGTCATGCACGACGACCAGCACGGCACGGCGATCGTCACGCTGGCCGCGTTGCGCGGCGCGAACCTGGTGCTGGACCGGGCGATCGCCGACCAGCGCGTGGTCATCTCCGGCGCCGGCGCGGCCGGGGTGGCCTGCGCGCGGATCCTGCAGGAGGCGGGCATCGGGGACGTCACCGTGCTCGACTCGCGCGGCATCATCCACACCGGCCGCGACGGCCTGAACCCGGTCAAGGAGCAGCTGGCCTCGACGACGAACAAGGCCGGTCTCCGTGGTTCGCTCGCCGACGCCCTCGAAGGCGCCGACGTCTTCCTCGGCCTGTCCGGCGCGACGATCGACGAGACGCTGCTGGGCCGGATGGCGGGCGGCGGCATCGTGTTCGCACTGTCCAATCCGGACCCGGAGGTCCACCCGGACGCCGCGGCGCGCTACGCGTCGATCGTGGCCACCGGCCGCAGCGACTTCCCGAACCAGATCAACAACGTGCTGGCGTTCCCCGGCGTCTTCCGCGGCGCGCTGGACTCCGGCGCCCGGGCGATCACGGAGAACATGAAGCTGGCGGCCGCCGAGGCGATCGTCTCGGTGGCGATGGACGACCTGGGCCCGGACCGCATCGTGCCGAGCCCGCTCGACCCGCGCGTGGCCCCCGAGGTCGCGGCCGCGGTGGCGAAGGCCGCGGAGGCGGACGGCGTCACGGCCTGA
- a CDS encoding dTDP-4-dehydrorhamnose 3,5-epimerase family protein yields the protein MQFRRLSVPDAFEFTPRAFPDDRGLFTAPFQEDAFRAAVGHRLRLGQSNHSVSKRGSIRGVHFAETPPGQAKYVYCARGSLLDVVVDVRVGSPTFGKWDAIRLDAGKFNAAYLAEGLGHGFIALEDDTAMAYLCSEPYNPTGEHGINPLDPALDLPWPSDITHILSDKDRAAPTLAEAAEQGLLPAYDDCVAYYDKLRSAH from the coding sequence ATGCAATTCCGCCGGCTGAGCGTCCCGGACGCCTTCGAGTTCACCCCCCGGGCGTTCCCCGACGACCGGGGCCTGTTCACCGCCCCCTTCCAGGAAGACGCCTTCCGCGCCGCCGTCGGCCACCGGCTGCGGCTCGGCCAGTCCAACCACAGCGTGTCCAAGCGCGGCTCGATCCGCGGTGTCCACTTCGCCGAGACCCCGCCCGGCCAGGCGAAGTACGTCTACTGCGCCCGCGGCTCGCTGCTCGACGTCGTCGTCGACGTGCGCGTCGGCTCGCCGACCTTCGGGAAGTGGGACGCCATCCGGCTCGACGCCGGCAAGTTCAACGCCGCGTACCTCGCCGAGGGCCTCGGGCACGGCTTCATCGCGCTCGAGGACGACACCGCGATGGCCTACCTCTGCTCCGAGCCGTACAACCCGACGGGTGAACACGGGATCAACCCGCTCGACCCGGCGCTGGACCTGCCGTGGCCGTCGGACATCACGCACATCCTGTCCGACAAGGACCGCGCCGCCCCGACGCTGGCCGAGGCCGCGGAACAGGGCCTGCTCCCGGCGTACGACGACTGCGTCGCCTACTACGACAAGCTGCGCTCGGCCCACTGA
- a CDS encoding SRPBCC family protein, whose translation MALYEYEHTETSTAPAAAIWPLWADTARWPEWDTAVRSVALDGPFAVGSGGTMTMDGLPPIPFTLTEVTDGRSFTDETRLPDALLRFEHVLTDIDGGTAITYRVTIDGPDELGPQVTEDTPDAMRALTRLAEASGGPGGGAPGPRVTASSRA comes from the coding sequence ATGGCACTTTACGAGTACGAGCACACCGAGACGTCCACCGCCCCCGCCGCCGCGATCTGGCCGCTCTGGGCGGACACCGCCCGCTGGCCGGAGTGGGACACCGCCGTCCGGTCGGTGGCCCTCGACGGCCCGTTCGCCGTCGGCAGCGGCGGCACGATGACGATGGACGGCCTGCCGCCCATCCCGTTCACCCTGACCGAGGTCACCGACGGCCGGAGCTTCACCGACGAGACGCGGCTGCCGGACGCGCTGCTGCGGTTCGAGCACGTCCTGACCGACATCGACGGCGGCACGGCGATCACCTACCGCGTCACCATCGACGGGCCTGACGAGCTGGGCCCGCAGGTCACCGAGGACACCCCGGACGCGATGCGCGCGCTGACGCGGCTGGCCGAGGCTTCCGGGGGTCCGGGTGGCGGCGCCCCCGGCCCACGCGTCACGGCATCCTCGCGGGCATGA
- a CDS encoding MarR family winged helix-turn-helix transcriptional regulator produces MTAPESRLPGPERSPGFLLWRVTLAWQRAMRAALAPHDLTHVQFVLLTTTWWLTRSGEPPTQRQLAEQAGTDTMMTSQVVRKLAERGLMERADDPADARAKRLRITAPGLELVAKALKDVEAADASFFDGVDSDFTDSLAKLSP; encoded by the coding sequence ATGACCGCCCCGGAGTCCCGCCTGCCCGGCCCCGAGCGCAGCCCCGGCTTCCTGCTGTGGCGCGTGACGCTGGCCTGGCAGCGGGCGATGCGGGCCGCGCTGGCCCCGCACGACCTCACGCACGTCCAGTTCGTGCTGCTGACCACCACGTGGTGGCTCACCCGCTCGGGTGAGCCACCGACCCAGCGACAGCTGGCCGAGCAGGCCGGCACCGACACGATGATGACCAGCCAGGTCGTCCGCAAGCTCGCCGAGCGGGGGCTCATGGAGCGTGCGGACGACCCGGCCGACGCCCGCGCGAAGCGGCTCCGGATCACCGCGCCGGGCCTCGAACTGGTCGCGAAGGCACTGAAGGACGTCGAGGCCGCCGACGCGTCGTTCTTCGACGGCGTCGACAGTGATTTCACCGACTCACTGGCAAAACTCAGCCCGTGA